The following proteins are co-located in the Desulfatitalea tepidiphila genome:
- a CDS encoding DEAD/DEAH box helicase, with protein MNIRITNQLHLTAVPEAIRAELVSRLQFLNPKWVENERMGRWNRGVPKTLQFFRRRGPNGLVVPRGLMRQLILLAREHDEPVDIDDRRRKVDEVAFDFKGALRPFQKLAVTRMLARDFGTLSAPTGSGKTIMALWMIARRRQTTLIVVHSNELAKQWIERIEMHLGIPPEHIGFIGGGKQRLGASVTVAMVQSLYKCAEHVAPAIGHLVVDECHRAPSRTFTEAVTAFDAHYMLGLSATPWRRDGLSKLIFCHLGDVHHEVKAGDLVAAGHLLDIDVVFRTTPFASYADPVSEYSKMLSELTQHDERNRLIVADVHRAVQVENRPGVSLVLSDRKHHCQVLKALLQHKYHIRVEALTGDLSTEQRDAVLQRLNAGDIQVLVATGQLIGEGFDCPRLSTLFLATPVRFSGRIIQYLGRVLRPSEGVERAKVYDYVDGQVAPLKAAALARQKIYSKMQRSGKIDWEIDAG; from the coding sequence ATGAACATTCGTATCACCAATCAGTTGCACCTCACCGCGGTGCCGGAGGCGATTCGTGCCGAGTTGGTCTCCAGGCTGCAATTTCTCAATCCCAAGTGGGTCGAAAACGAACGCATGGGCCGTTGGAACAGGGGGGTGCCCAAGACACTCCAGTTTTTCAGGCGCAGGGGTCCCAATGGTCTGGTCGTTCCGCGGGGCCTGATGCGGCAGTTGATTCTTTTGGCCAGGGAACACGACGAGCCCGTGGATATCGATGATCGCAGGCGGAAAGTGGATGAGGTGGCCTTCGATTTCAAGGGTGCGTTGCGGCCGTTTCAAAAGCTCGCCGTTACCCGCATGCTGGCCAGGGATTTTGGTACCCTGAGTGCCCCCACGGGTAGTGGCAAGACCATCATGGCCTTGTGGATGATCGCCCGGCGCAGGCAAACGACACTGATCGTCGTTCATTCCAATGAACTCGCCAAGCAGTGGATCGAGAGAATCGAGATGCATCTGGGTATCCCGCCGGAGCACATCGGGTTTATCGGTGGGGGAAAACAGCGGTTGGGGGCATCCGTCACCGTGGCGATGGTTCAGTCGCTCTACAAGTGCGCCGAGCATGTGGCGCCCGCCATCGGTCATCTCGTGGTGGATGAGTGTCACCGCGCCCCGAGCCGGACCTTTACCGAAGCGGTCACTGCCTTTGATGCCCACTATATGCTGGGATTGTCAGCTACGCCCTGGCGCCGCGACGGTCTTTCTAAATTGATCTTCTGCCACCTGGGCGACGTTCACCATGAGGTCAAGGCCGGGGACCTGGTGGCAGCGGGGCATCTGCTCGATATCGATGTGGTGTTCAGAACCACCCCCTTCGCATCGTACGCCGACCCGGTCAGTGAATACAGTAAAATGCTGTCGGAACTGACCCAGCATGACGAGCGCAACCGGTTGATCGTTGCCGACGTGCATCGAGCGGTGCAAGTGGAAAACCGACCGGGCGTCAGCCTCGTATTGTCGGACCGCAAACACCATTGCCAGGTGCTTAAAGCCCTCCTGCAGCACAAATATCATATCCGCGTCGAGGCGTTGACCGGGGACCTGTCCACCGAGCAGCGTGATGCCGTCCTCCAGAGGCTGAATGCCGGTGATATCCAGGTGCTCGTTGCCACAGGCCAGCTGATTGGGGAAGGGTTCGACTGCCCCCGGCTGTCGACCCTCTTTCTGGCCACTCCGGTGCGTTTCAGCGGCCGTATCATTCAGTATCTGGGTCGCGTGTTGAGGCCATCGGAAGGGGTTGAACGCGCCAAGGTCTACGATTATGTGGACGGGCAGGTGGCGCCGTTGAAGGCTGCGGCCCTGGCCCGCCAGAAGATTTATTCGAAGATGCAACGCAGCGGCAAGATCGATTGGGAAATTGATGCTGGGTAG
- a CDS encoding peptidylprolyl isomerase yields MTAIIKWLMAIVLLTITTADAQTETPRVRMETSKGAIVIALDPQAAPKTVANFLAYVESGFYDNTIFHRVIKGFMIQGGGFEADMRQKRTQAAIVNEADNRLKNLAGTIAMARTSAPHSATSQFFINTVDNAFLDFKRKTNREYGYCVFGRVVEGMEVVKAIENVATAMRGGHRDVPVEPVIIQKTALVTQQLQPSQPEEPTQKKE; encoded by the coding sequence ATGACCGCGATCATCAAGTGGCTTATGGCCATCGTCCTGTTGACGATCACCACTGCCGATGCTCAAACCGAAACACCACGGGTGCGTATGGAAACTTCCAAGGGCGCTATTGTCATTGCCCTGGATCCCCAAGCGGCTCCGAAGACCGTTGCCAATTTTCTTGCCTATGTGGAGAGCGGGTTTTACGACAACACCATTTTTCATCGGGTCATCAAAGGCTTCATGATCCAGGGCGGCGGATTTGAGGCGGATATGCGCCAGAAGCGCACCCAGGCGGCCATCGTGAATGAAGCCGACAACCGCCTGAAGAACTTGGCCGGCACCATCGCCATGGCCCGCACGTCGGCACCCCACTCCGCCACCTCCCAATTTTTCATCAACACCGTGGACAACGCCTTTCTCGACTTCAAAAGAAAAACCAACAGAGAGTATGGCTATTGCGTGTTCGGCCGAGTCGTAGAAGGCATGGAGGTCGTAAAAGCCATCGAAAATGTGGCCACCGCCATGAGGGGCGGCCACCGGGACGTGCCCGTCGAACCGGTCATCATCCAGAAAACGGCATTGGTTACCCAGCAACTTCAACCCAGTCAGCCGGAAGAACCGACACAGAAAAAAGAATAA
- a CDS encoding sodium:solute symporter family protein yields the protein MHNTTWVYIFLGVYIIYCFYWGLKGYFTEKTSSGYAIAGRSIPFFAFLMAATAASFSGWTFIGHPGLIWRDGLSYAFASFYVLTIPITGTFFSKRTWLLGKRYGFITPGDMYAYYFNSEAIRFLVVFTAFLYSMFYSAVQLMASAALFHYVAGVPVTFGAIFMAFIVWFYVCTGGLKASTWVGVIQFILLVGGIILLGAYMIAPPDAWTGWTEFSARVAELPARQLEVPRVINFGLGGAKGEVAWTGVMVLTYMFALMGIQSSPAFTMWTFGIKSPKPLAWQQAFMSTFVVGFALFFFTAFQGMGAKIMEVKGIMQFAKDSDVVPLLMTKYLPGLALGLVFMGAIAAIHSTAAPYIGTGGSILLRDIYYKYIRHEKAGHAEQIWMNRLLATLVTVAALVVGLNSKAALVILGALATAFGFVMYVLLMGVIWGFRFPSVGAVLGVLAGMASVFLTYYVWPNPLSMHSAFWGTFIGLVVAYLCRGLGIKDKEETIKRQAEVRAFLDDIDAPSETGQKWRNAMKIIVPLWYFFAIGPACILGNNAFSFAGFPPLWSWQIAWWILGIIMMWGLCFKAEMATTTATQIDRAEKETMIVVKEA from the coding sequence ATGCATAACACCACATGGGTCTATATCTTTTTGGGAGTTTACATCATCTATTGCTTTTATTGGGGGTTAAAAGGTTATTTTACTGAAAAAACATCTTCGGGCTATGCCATCGCCGGGCGTTCGATTCCATTTTTCGCCTTCCTAATGGCTGCTACGGCCGCGTCGTTCAGCGGGTGGACCTTCATCGGCCATCCGGGACTGATCTGGCGCGACGGTTTGTCGTATGCATTTGCCTCGTTCTACGTATTGACCATTCCGATCACCGGCACCTTCTTCTCCAAGAGAACGTGGTTGCTGGGCAAACGTTACGGCTTCATCACACCGGGCGACATGTACGCCTACTACTTCAACTCGGAAGCCATCCGTTTTCTGGTAGTCTTCACCGCATTTCTCTATTCCATGTTCTACTCCGCGGTGCAACTGATGGCCTCGGCGGCACTGTTTCACTACGTCGCCGGCGTGCCGGTCACCTTCGGCGCCATCTTCATGGCCTTCATCGTCTGGTTCTACGTGTGTACCGGCGGCCTCAAGGCCAGTACCTGGGTCGGCGTCATCCAGTTCATCCTGCTGGTCGGCGGCATCATTCTCCTGGGCGCCTACATGATCGCGCCCCCCGATGCCTGGACCGGCTGGACCGAATTTTCGGCACGTGTCGCCGAATTGCCGGCCAGACAACTCGAAGTGCCGCGCGTCATCAACTTCGGGCTGGGCGGTGCCAAGGGTGAGGTCGCCTGGACTGGTGTTATGGTGCTGACCTACATGTTCGCCCTGATGGGCATCCAGTCGTCGCCGGCCTTCACCATGTGGACCTTCGGCATCAAGTCGCCCAAACCCTTGGCCTGGCAGCAGGCCTTCATGTCCACCTTCGTGGTCGGCTTCGCCCTGTTCTTCTTCACCGCTTTCCAGGGCATGGGTGCCAAGATCATGGAAGTTAAGGGGATCATGCAATTCGCCAAGGATTCGGATGTGGTGCCGCTCCTGATGACCAAGTACCTGCCTGGGCTTGCGTTGGGGTTGGTCTTTATGGGCGCCATCGCCGCCATTCACTCCACGGCCGCGCCTTACATCGGCACTGGCGGGTCCATTCTGCTGCGCGACATCTACTATAAGTACATCCGCCACGAGAAGGCCGGACATGCCGAGCAGATCTGGATGAACCGGCTGCTGGCCACCCTGGTGACCGTTGCAGCTCTGGTCGTGGGGCTCAACTCCAAGGCCGCGCTGGTTATTCTGGGAGCCCTGGCCACAGCCTTCGGCTTCGTCATGTACGTGCTCCTCATGGGCGTGATCTGGGGGTTCCGTTTCCCCAGCGTCGGCGCGGTGCTGGGTGTGCTGGCCGGCATGGCATCGGTCTTCCTGACCTATTATGTCTGGCCCAACCCGCTCTCCATGCATAGCGCCTTCTGGGGAACTTTCATCGGTCTGGTCGTGGCCTACCTGTGCCGCGGACTGGGCATCAAAGACAAAGAGGAGACGATCAAGCGCCAGGCGGAGGTGCGCGCCTTCCTCGACGACATCGACGCACCCTCGGAAACCGGCCAGAAGTGGCGCAACGCCATGAAGATCATCGTTCCCCTGTGGTACTTCTTCGCCATCGGCCCGGCCTGTATTCTCGGCAACAACGCCTTCTCGTTCGCCGGCTTCCCGCCGCTGTGGTCCTGGCAGATCGCCTGGTGGATCCTGGGTATCATCATGATGTGGGGGCTTTGCTTCAAGGCCGAGATGGCCACCACCACGGCCACCCAGATCGACCGGGCGGAAAAAGAGACCATGATCGTGGTCAAAGAAGCCTAA
- a CDS encoding YhdH/YhfP family quinone oxidoreductase — MSQTLFRAMVVEETADHRYTSSIQSRAVSDLPKGEVLIKVHYSSLNYKDALSANGNKGVTRRYPHTPGIDAAGEVADSTSDDFAIGEPVLVTGYDLGMNTSGGLAEYIRVPASWVVRLPEGMTLKQSMIYGTAGFTAALSLLKLEESGITPQSGDILVTGASGGVGSLAVGILATAGYSVVAASGKAAAADLLTRMGAKEILGRSSVIDTSGKPLLRTRFAGAIDTVGGDILSFALRSVQYGGAVTCCGNVASPELHLTVYPFILRSISLFGIDSAECPMPLRKAVWERLAGDWHLSALDNLTTEITLEAVPEHFDAMLKGQHMGRCVVKFQP; from the coding sequence ATGAGCCAAACCTTGTTCCGCGCCATGGTCGTGGAAGAAACCGCCGACCATCGTTATACCAGCAGCATCCAGTCCCGAGCGGTGTCTGATTTACCCAAAGGAGAGGTATTAATCAAGGTGCATTATTCATCGCTGAACTACAAAGATGCCCTCTCCGCCAACGGCAACAAGGGCGTCACGCGGCGATATCCGCACACCCCGGGAATCGATGCGGCCGGCGAGGTGGCCGACAGCACGAGTGACGACTTTGCCATCGGCGAACCGGTCTTAGTCACCGGGTACGACTTGGGCATGAACACCTCCGGCGGGTTGGCGGAGTATATCCGCGTGCCGGCCAGTTGGGTGGTCCGCTTGCCCGAGGGCATGACCCTGAAACAGAGCATGATATATGGAACGGCGGGGTTTACGGCCGCCCTGAGCCTGCTCAAACTCGAAGAGAGCGGCATTACCCCCCAAAGCGGCGACATCCTGGTCACCGGTGCCAGCGGCGGGGTGGGCAGCCTGGCCGTGGGCATTTTGGCCACAGCCGGCTATTCGGTGGTGGCCGCTTCGGGTAAGGCGGCGGCCGCCGATTTGCTCACCCGCATGGGCGCCAAGGAGATCCTGGGACGCAGCTCGGTCATCGACACTTCGGGCAAGCCGTTGTTGCGCACGCGATTTGCCGGGGCCATCGATACGGTGGGCGGTGATATCCTTTCGTTCGCCCTGCGATCGGTCCAATACGGCGGCGCTGTCACCTGCTGCGGCAACGTGGCTTCTCCCGAACTGCACCTCACGGTCTACCCGTTCATCCTGAGAAGCATCAGCCTGTTTGGCATCGATTCGGCCGAATGTCCCATGCCCCTGCGCAAAGCCGTTTGGGAACGCCTGGCCGGCGACTGGCATTTGAGCGCCTTGGACAACCTGACGACGGAGATCACCCTGGAGGCGGTCCCCGAGCATTTCGATGCCATGCTCAAGGGGCAACACATGGGGCGTTGCGTCGTGAAATTTCAACCGTGA
- a CDS encoding exonuclease domain-containing protein, which produces MKTQNKFWWFVVVALTATAMVLLTISVLFWQQLSPEEKTLILKIFKRYFAYLFTILFLFFTFLGFLLDWIFRFYIIPVNQLADETRLLYTVNPSHKIDVDGSYDVMRLAAIINENAIAQVEFRNNVQEQLRKARAGSEAERNVLAAMLEDLPQGILVCNMEGHIVFYNRKISVLFRQHQLAESQSLPGEIGLIGLGRSVYTFLDKGLVLPALDRIAEKLSLGHSAVSERFLLETQSKALLPAQILPVLDSQHHLSGFILYIEDQVEQLKKERELSTLLLSWQHELTQAVSVIKSTAELLVDESEGVSDQIRMLIQLVDKQANLAAALLSRQDITNRWSPDQPLPLTPVDAMEWARFLAFRAEHVLQLKVRLETVGGVDQVGQVSVDMHHLTCALLYVLANVQQTVNVTCIDGVLYAKGSWIYLDLGWEGTAIDPDLLARWKQGVSKIQGSETTIPLTEMLVVHGAKLWVLSEDQAPGKSGLRFLIPMLDSADIVMVDGLTTVLPDSRPEFYDFDLFKGNLQFTDFNDRLLTELTFTVFDTETTGLDPQGGDEIISIGAVRIVNGRLLQGEKFEQLVNPGRSLPWASVKFHGIRPEMLVNQPTIDKVLPRFHAFVRDTVLVGHNVAFDMRMLQMKENQTHICFTNPILDTMLLSDVVHPAHPKHSLQAVAERLGIRIMGRHTALGDAIATGEIFLRLIPLLAAQGIHTFQEASQASQKSLYARLKY; this is translated from the coding sequence TTGAAGACGCAAAATAAATTCTGGTGGTTCGTTGTCGTGGCGTTGACGGCGACGGCCATGGTTCTGTTGACCATCAGCGTTCTGTTCTGGCAGCAATTGTCGCCTGAAGAGAAGACGCTCATCCTCAAAATTTTCAAAAGATATTTTGCTTACCTGTTCACCATCCTGTTTCTTTTTTTTACATTCCTGGGTTTTCTCCTCGACTGGATATTTCGATTCTACATTATCCCGGTCAACCAACTGGCCGATGAGACCCGATTGCTCTATACGGTCAATCCCTCCCATAAAATCGATGTGGACGGCAGCTACGATGTGATGCGTCTGGCGGCCATCATCAACGAAAACGCCATCGCACAGGTTGAATTTCGTAATAATGTCCAGGAACAACTGAGAAAGGCGCGAGCCGGCAGCGAAGCCGAACGAAACGTTCTGGCCGCCATGCTGGAGGACCTGCCCCAAGGCATTCTGGTCTGTAATATGGAAGGGCATATTGTTTTTTATAATCGAAAAATCAGTGTCCTCTTCCGACAGCACCAGTTGGCCGAATCGCAATCTTTACCGGGTGAAATCGGCCTGATCGGACTCGGTCGTTCGGTGTACACCTTCCTGGACAAGGGATTGGTTCTCCCGGCCCTCGACCGCATCGCCGAAAAGCTGTCCCTCGGCCACTCAGCGGTCAGCGAAAGATTTTTACTGGAGACCCAGTCCAAGGCGTTGCTACCGGCCCAGATTCTTCCCGTGCTCGACAGCCAGCACCATTTATCCGGATTTATTCTCTATATCGAAGACCAGGTGGAGCAACTGAAAAAGGAGAGGGAGCTTTCCACCCTATTGCTCTCATGGCAACATGAGCTGACCCAGGCCGTATCGGTGATCAAATCGACGGCGGAATTGCTCGTGGACGAATCGGAGGGCGTGTCGGATCAAATCCGAATGCTGATTCAGCTGGTGGACAAACAAGCCAACCTGGCCGCGGCCCTGTTGTCGCGACAGGACATCACCAATCGGTGGTCGCCGGATCAGCCGTTGCCTCTGACCCCGGTCGATGCCATGGAATGGGCGCGATTTCTCGCGTTTCGTGCCGAGCATGTGCTGCAGTTGAAAGTGCGTCTCGAAACGGTCGGGGGTGTGGATCAGGTCGGCCAGGTGAGCGTGGACATGCACCACTTGACGTGTGCCTTGCTCTATGTGCTGGCCAATGTCCAGCAAACGGTGAATGTGACCTGCATCGATGGTGTCCTGTATGCCAAAGGAAGTTGGATCTACCTCGACCTGGGTTGGGAAGGGACCGCTATCGATCCGGACCTCCTCGCGCGATGGAAGCAGGGGGTTTCGAAAATTCAGGGGAGTGAAACCACCATACCGCTGACGGAAATGCTGGTGGTCCACGGCGCCAAACTCTGGGTTCTTTCCGAGGATCAGGCTCCGGGCAAATCCGGTTTGCGCTTTTTGATCCCCATGCTCGACAGTGCGGATATCGTCATGGTGGATGGATTGACGACCGTGCTGCCCGATTCGCGTCCCGAATTTTATGATTTCGATTTATTCAAGGGCAATCTGCAATTCACCGATTTTAACGATCGCCTGTTGACCGAATTGACCTTCACAGTGTTCGATACGGAAACGACCGGTCTCGATCCCCAGGGCGGCGATGAAATCATATCCATCGGTGCCGTTCGCATCGTCAACGGCCGATTGCTGCAAGGCGAGAAATTCGAGCAACTGGTCAACCCCGGGCGCTCGCTGCCTTGGGCCTCGGTTAAATTTCACGGCATCCGGCCGGAAATGCTGGTCAATCAACCCACCATCGACAAGGTCCTGCCGCGTTTTCACGCCTTTGTCCGGGACACCGTGCTGGTAGGCCATAACGTGGCCTTCGACATGCGCATGCTGCAGATGAAAGAGAATCAGACCCACATCTGTTTTACCAACCCGATTCTCGACACCATGCTGCTTTCTGATGTGGTCCATCCCGCCCACCCCAAACACAGTCTCCAGGCGGTTGCCGAACGATTGGGAATCCGTATCATGGGAAGACATACCGCCCTCGGAGACGCCATTGCGACCGGTGAAATTTTCCTGCGCCTGATTCCACTGCTGGCGGCCCAAGGCATCCACACCTTCCAGGAAGCCAGTCAGGCCTCTCAGAAAAGCCTCTATGCCCGCCTGAAGTATTAA
- a CDS encoding MalY/PatB family protein: MFDFETVIDRSNSDSHKWQKYSGRDVIPMWVADMDFPSPPAIVDALRRRIDHAIFGYGSPSPQLKEAVIAYLHESYSWDVSGDWIVWLPGLVTGLNVACRSWGRPGAGIMTALPVYPPFLTAPGLAGKRLRTTRLSFEDQHWQFDWDALQNTIDARTAMFLLCSPHNPTGRVWTRAELETLSAMCLKSGMVICSDEIHCDLVLEPGCRHIPTATIDPEVADRTITLMAPSKTYNIPGLGCAFAIVSNPKLRMRFKRAMAGIVPHVNVLGFVAAQAAYQHGKPWLAAVIDYLRRNRDQVVDRVRQWPGVTMGPVEATYLAWMDMRALGGKNVAERFEEAGVGLSDGAAFGAPGFVRLNFGCSRNLLVEALARMTRAIEKWDIPCSAIDSNFD, from the coding sequence ATGTTTGACTTTGAAACCGTCATCGACAGGTCGAACTCGGACAGCCACAAGTGGCAAAAGTACAGTGGCCGGGACGTCATCCCCATGTGGGTGGCCGATATGGATTTTCCATCGCCACCGGCCATCGTCGATGCACTCCGCCGCAGAATCGATCACGCCATATTCGGATATGGCAGCCCTTCACCGCAACTCAAGGAGGCCGTCATTGCCTATCTCCATGAGAGCTATTCCTGGGATGTCTCCGGGGATTGGATCGTGTGGCTTCCCGGCTTGGTGACGGGCCTGAATGTGGCCTGTCGCAGCTGGGGCCGGCCGGGCGCCGGCATAATGACCGCCCTGCCCGTCTACCCGCCTTTTTTGACGGCACCAGGACTTGCAGGCAAGCGACTGCGGACAACCCGGCTTTCTTTCGAAGACCAACACTGGCAATTCGATTGGGATGCGCTGCAAAATACCATCGACGCCCGGACCGCCATGTTTCTCCTCTGTTCGCCGCACAATCCCACGGGCAGGGTGTGGACCCGCGCCGAGCTTGAAACCCTGTCCGCCATGTGCCTGAAATCGGGAATGGTGATCTGCTCGGATGAGATCCACTGCGACCTGGTGCTGGAACCGGGATGCCGCCACATTCCCACCGCCACCATCGATCCTGAGGTGGCCGATCGTACGATTACATTGATGGCACCGAGCAAGACCTATAACATTCCAGGACTCGGATGCGCCTTTGCCATCGTCTCCAACCCTAAACTGCGCATGCGGTTCAAGCGGGCCATGGCCGGCATCGTGCCCCACGTCAATGTATTGGGCTTCGTGGCTGCCCAGGCCGCTTATCAGCACGGCAAACCTTGGCTGGCGGCCGTCATCGACTATTTGCGGCGGAATCGGGACCAGGTCGTCGATCGGGTACGCCAATGGCCGGGCGTCACAATGGGGCCGGTCGAGGCGACTTACCTGGCCTGGATGGACATGCGGGCCCTGGGTGGAAAAAATGTCGCTGAGCGATTCGAAGAAGCGGGAGTCGGGCTGTCCGATGGCGCGGCATTCGGCGCGCCGGGCTTCGTTCGGCTGAACTTCGGCTGTTCCCGCAACTTGCTGGTCGAGGCCCTGGCCCGTATGACCCGTGCCATCGAGAAGTGGGATATCCCATGTTCCGCCATCGACAGCAATTTTGACTGA
- a CDS encoding radical SAM protein, producing the protein MSQPAYIQLGDDNLRAKAQKAAQAMSCCTLCPRECRVNRNEGETGFCRTGKLALVSSYNAHFGEEAPLVGQNGSGTIFFTHCNLRCNFCQNFEISHLGQGVEVTGRQLADIMLHLQEEGCHNINFVTPSHVVPQILAATLLAARNGLSIPLVYNTGGYDKVETLALLDGVIDIYMPDFKFWDNAVAEKTCQAPDYREVACAALREMYRQVGDLEMDENNLARRGLLVRHLVLPGGLAGTREVMRFIAQEISKRTYVNIMPQYRPCGLAGQVAELARSLSPNTFRAAVQAAIEEGVTRLDNRRPIFFKK; encoded by the coding sequence ATGAGCCAACCCGCATACATTCAACTCGGCGACGACAATCTGCGAGCCAAAGCGCAGAAGGCGGCACAGGCCATGTCGTGCTGCACCCTGTGCCCCCGCGAGTGTCGGGTCAATCGCAATGAGGGCGAGACTGGTTTCTGCCGGACCGGAAAACTGGCCCTGGTTTCCAGCTATAACGCCCATTTCGGTGAAGAGGCCCCCCTGGTCGGCCAGAACGGATCGGGCACCATCTTCTTCACGCACTGCAACCTGCGCTGCAATTTCTGTCAGAACTTCGAAATCAGTCACCTGGGACAAGGGGTGGAGGTGACCGGTCGGCAGCTGGCCGACATCATGCTCCATCTCCAGGAGGAGGGGTGCCACAACATCAATTTCGTCACCCCGAGCCATGTGGTTCCCCAGATTTTGGCCGCCACCCTGCTCGCAGCCAGAAACGGCCTTTCGATTCCCCTGGTTTACAACACGGGCGGTTACGACAAGGTGGAAACATTGGCGCTGCTCGACGGGGTGATCGATATCTACATGCCGGATTTCAAATTCTGGGACAATGCCGTCGCTGAAAAGACTTGCCAGGCGCCCGACTATCGTGAGGTGGCCTGCGCTGCGCTTCGGGAGATGTATCGCCAGGTCGGGGATCTCGAGATGGACGAAAACAACCTCGCGCGCCGGGGCCTTCTGGTGCGCCATCTCGTGCTGCCCGGCGGCCTGGCCGGCACCCGTGAAGTGATGCGCTTTATCGCCCAAGAAATCTCCAAGCGCACCTATGTCAACATCATGCCCCAATACAGACCATGCGGCCTTGCCGGCCAGGTGGCGGAGTTGGCCAGGTCGCTGTCTCCCAACACATTCCGGGCGGCGGTACAGGCCGCCATCGAGGAGGGCGTCACCCGCCTGGACAACCGCAGGCCCATATTTTTTAAAAAATGA